The sequence below is a genomic window from Theobroma cacao cultivar B97-61/B2 chromosome 6, Criollo_cocoa_genome_V2, whole genome shotgun sequence.
CCCCTTTTAAATTCTTATGCACATCATAATTTCTTTCATTGTAGCACCTCAAAGGGCACCACATCTGCTTCAGATACTGCAACAGCTAAGTATGTGGTCAATCTTCAAAGTATCTGTCTATCAGGTCAATAGAGGCTTGAAATTATGTGCATGGACCTCATGTTATTAAATGTTGTGATAGACAAGTATTTAGAACCAACTATGATTAGTTTTTGCTTATCAAGGAAAGGATGTAAGAAAATAGGAGTTGGTAGGTATAACTTTGATTTCCTTTTGGTTGGTATTTCCAACTTCTAGAAAGAACTTTATCACTGTCCCAATTcgaaaatggaaaaaagatTAAACATGGCTGATAAACAAGCGGAATAGCAGTTAGTAGTTACATTCCCCAGTGCCCCTTCttatcttttttgtttctttgttgCAATTGAAGATGCCTAACATTATCTATGAAGATTCAGTCATTTCATTACTTCCCTACAAGAATAGGTATGTTGCTGCTGGAAAGTTggcattttattttcttccatgTCTAATTACTGAGAGTTGACGAGTTGCCACTCCCTTAATTGAAGCCAGAAAAGTTGTTCTCTCTCCCACGCCtcctttttgaaattttgtgaaCATTGTGAAAGTAATggcaaatattttatcttaacttGTTGCAGTCCAAATACTGATACCTATAGTCAAGCTGCTTCGAATTTAGTTGCTGGAAATAATCTAGAACAGACTATTCAGCAATTGATGGATATGGGCGGTGGCAATTGGGATAAAGAAACAGTAACTCGCGCACTTCGAGCTGCTTATAATAACCCAGAGCGAGCAGTGGATTATCTATATTCCGTATGTCAAAAACTTTATGATTGTATCTAAGGCTAGATTTTAATGTAAACTACTACATTTGTCTGCATATTGTTATGATGCTATTTTATCTTCAGGGGATTCCTGAATCAGCAGAAGTGGCTGTGCCAGTGGGTCGTTTTCCTACAAGTCAGACTACTGAAACTGGTGCAGCCCCTGCTGCTCCTGTTTCAGGGGCTCCTAATTCGTCGCCTTTGAATATGTTTCCTCAggtaaatttaatttcttgaagTACTTCAAACTCTTGAGCAAATTGTtgttaatttttgtatgtgctggtttttattttttctcctGACATGCTGTGATACTAGGAAACACTTTCTGGTGCTGGTGCTGGTGGCCTTGGATCCCTGGATTTCCTCAGAAACAACCAACAGGTGTACTCTTGTGATATCATTATTGTTCTTTTGCTTTCTTATAACTCTGAAGATTTTTAGTTCTTTGACATATGGAATACTAAGTGCATCTTTGTTTGCATTTTAGTTCCAAGCATTGCGTTCGATGGTGCAATCAAACCCACAAATTCTACAGGTTTGCATTTCTATGTTTTCACTAGTTAAACATCAATGGTTTTAATTGTTCTGGATTTGATCTGCTTCCTCTGTTACAGCCCATGCTACAGGAGCTTGGAAAGCAAAACCCCCAGCTTTTAAGACTAATTCAAGAGCATCATGCAGAGTTTCTTCAGCTAATAAATGAACCTCTTGAAGGTTCTGAAGGGTGAGTACTTACTGGATATCACCTAAATTTGATGAAGCGTCTATTGTTGTATATAAGATAGATGTGAAGGTTAGttaatttatcttattttGCTTTGTAATAACTGTCATTTTATTCACCATTAATTAATTCTGTTTAATTTTGACCTTTTAAAACTCTATCTAAAAGCTTGGTAGtagaaattattgaatttaacGGAAGTATTTCTGTATCATTAAGGGTATAGGCTATCTATTCGTTGACTTAGCATCAttaataacattaaaatcGAATTGGTGCTTCAGGGATATATTTGATCAGGCTGAACAAGACATGCCTCATGCTATCAATGTCACCCCAGCGGAACAGGAAGCTATTGAACGAGTAAGCAAATCAGTTgcctttttctattttatttggGTTTTCctctgtaatttttttttttttttactattttccTTAATGTCTGTAGCTTGAAGCGATGGGATTTGATAGAGCACTCGTCATTGAAGCCTTTTTGGCTTGTGATCGCAACGAGGAATTGGCAGCAAATTATTTACTGGAAAATGCTGGAGATTTTGAGGATTGAGGGGGGAATCTTACCTTATTTGATTCATAGTTTTGGTCGACTTAGATGGATCTAAGTTATGTGTTGACATGTTTACTTTGGGTACCGTTTGGGATTAAGCGTGGAAACTAATTGAGTGttttatcaaaattgtttcCGATATAGGCTTTAacaaaattcattttattttagttttcacTGAACATATAACCTGATTGGCGTTCTTGGTATTGATATTCAGATCAACATCTGTTTCGGATATTCTGCATTCTCACTTTTTGCTTCTGTTTATGTAAAACTTCTTTAAATGGGGAGCAAAAGGAAAACTTATTTCAAACTTGTGATaactacgttatgaaaatactatcaacaagttttttaagttttcagtGGTAGCAATCCTGCACCAATCACACACATACAGAGATTAAATGTACCGCAATACCATCTCAGTTCAACTTAGAAACTTTAGAATGTAAATCCATCAGCGATCACACCCATATACACAGTAAATTTATTGCAAGTTCTCTATGGAGATTTAGAATTCCCTCTCTGGGAACAGAATAGGAGCAATCAGAGACCAGATATAAAGACCTGCAGTTGCCCACCCAGTTATAATCCGGACCCAAACAGATGGCCACCCCACATCCACCAACTTCCCGCTCTCCCCAACTGAGGTTGACCATCCAGTCAAAAGCATTGCTGAATACATACTTGCCAGAGAAAAGATGATGTGGAAGAAGGCGTATGAATATGTCACTGGCTTATTCTTATCCTTTTCTTCCTGCTCATCTGCTTTGTCCAATGGAAGCAAAGACTTTCCAGCACCTTCACCCATTAAATCAGAATGTTAAATTGTACTCTTAACTCAtgctatttatttttctaattttaccctcAAAAGAGATCCTAACAAGTTAACTGCAGCAAGAAAGAAGGGGAAGGGGAGGGGAGGGGTGGGCGAGAGTTGGAGGAGAGAGAAGCTAGCCCcaaattcttaaaaatattcataaagtGTAAGGAACATAGTTTCTTTTACCTACCCTCAATCCTCATCCCAAAATCATGAAACTTACAGACAACTCTTGTATTTTAATGGTGTATGGTATAAagattgaatatttttgttaacAATACCTGCACGAGGTGAACTTGGTGGGGAGAGCAGAGTCGTAGAGGACCCAGCACGAACAGCAGAATAGACAACTGATAGGACAGTGGTAAGCAGACCAAACGTCAGGGTGCCAGTAGAAATTGCTTTAGAATGCTTGTGAAGACCATTGCATTCATAATCTCTTGGTTCACTTGCAAGCCCACTGTAGCAAAGGTACATGCAGTACAGTGATATAACTGAAGCTGGCAAAATGCTACCACCAACCTAGAAATCAtcgagatatatatatattaggaATGAGCAAAAAGCATCTCTATAGATTACAAGAATTCATGTAAATGCTACGAAATATGGCACTAGAAACAGTGGTAAAATCCTATTCAttatctttcctttttttaaaaaaaacgtTAGTGGTATGATAAGAAAGAGAGATAGGAGACCTCAACATTTCAACTTTATGGAACACAAGAAGGAGCATTCTCACAAAGTTTAACATTAAAATGGTTTTCCAATCTAAGCCATCTTTTCGATATATCCATCCACATGTTGGTTCTATATCCTTTATTTGCAACAAGACAGAAAACATGTTTGCAATGTCTACATGCTTATCAATCATCCTATGTTTGGAAAGGAAGATCTAGCTTATCAATCATGGAAACAGTCTCATTTATCTAACTGGGGCCATCAACTCAAGCTAAGGCCAGCGAATTTCCATGGTATATAATCCACAAGAGATCTAGCTGTCCCGCAGGAAAGAGATGAGAAATTTTGCACAGTGTGGCATCAGTTTTACTCCAATTAATTAGGAACTCTTATGCATTTATAAtccataaaaacaaaataaaagaaaaccaaTAGAACTGATAATCCATGAGCTACTAAGATTATGTAAAGTGTAAATCAAAAGTAAAGACTTACTGCAGGATGCAGTGCAACTATGGCAAACAAAAGAACAACAATCAAGGTCATCACAATAAAGAATGTATTGAGCCCACAATCCTGTCCAGATGGTGTGAACCAGTGGAAGAGAAGTCCAGAGAAGCCCAATGTACCCAAATAACAAACAAGTGAAACAACAAACAGCGCAACGTACctataaaggaaaaagaagtaTATGTCATctataaaaaagagaaataccCAAAAAGCTCACAAAAGCAAAACTCACCAGAACTGCTCATCATATCCAACCCATTTGTCATTCCATCCATGAACAAAGTCAAGTAACAGTACAACTTGAACCAAAAGAAACAGTCCTGAGCCAAACTTTGATATTGTCTCTGCAAATGCAACATTAAGTCAAACTAGATGTGATTTTAGCCAAATTGTTATTTCCTCCAATCATTTACAAATGCTCTGTAAGAATATTATCTCCAATAGCATGTAAGAGTTTCGAAAAGGATGGCACTCTTAATTAATGAACCATACATGATGTTTCTTACCATAGAAGCTGATAATCTCATTTGGAACAAAAAACATTAAGATCACTAAAATGAACCAGCAGATGACTTTCATCATCCATCCACCATGGTGCAAACCATCACGAGGATCCCTCTGGTTTTTCACGCCAATCATTAAAAATGACAGGATAgtgaaaaacagaaaatttcCCAAGCTAACCCTTAGCACCGCGTCTGTTTCAAACCATTCCCTGTTAGGTGTTTTGTGAAAATGATTGATCCCtgcataattaaaaatatcatattcatgaaATCAGCAAACTAAGCATACGCAAGACATAACCAACACTATCACCTTTCCCCACCAAGAAAGGTGTAAAACATTAAATACATGAAATATGGGGCCAGATATCAATAGCTGAAGACAACCTAATAGTGACAGCCTGATCCAGGAGAGACAAGGCACAAATAACGGTTACCAAGCCACTCAAAGGAAAAAAGTGTAGAAGGACAAGCTCACAATTCATCCAGGAAACAGGTCTGATTCAATATAACAGAACCATAACAGTAAACATGGTTATAGATGTCAGGATTCACATGGAAATCTGAGCATTCTTCAGATTCCCTAAAATACCCAATACATTAACAGAGCATGTCTAAGATACATTTAGCTCAGAGTAACTCAATGCTCATCAGACAAATGACTGTGCTAAAAAACCAAAGCCATTTGACTTCCCTGGCCATCGAATATGTCAATACTAGGATAGTATTGAATCTTTTGCACCATCATTTGGGCATTTCAACATTAACCACGATTTGTGTTGGAATCTCAAAACTAACAAATTATGCTCCGAACAACAAACAACACTAAGAAATCGAATAAATTTagcaataatcaaaattaaatgaataaataaaaagcaaaTTTCAAGGAAGCTTACAAGGGAGCTTCTCCATGAGAGGGGCGGCAACCTCACGAAGGATCCAGGAAACAATCAAAGAAAGGGCAAAGAGACCACAGTAGGCGATCCTTGCAGACCTCCTGCTAATCCCCGAAACCACAGTGCGGCACGCATCGCATGCGCATGCCGCACAACACGATGCAAGGCATGAAGCAGCCCACATCTTCTTCCAACCACAACAACAAACAAACAACCCGCCAAATCCAAAAACCCAAACTGctgcaacaacaacaacaaacaaaaatcaatatagaaaaagaaaagcaaaaacgTTTATCTCTAATAATACGAggaaaactaaataaattccGCAGAAAACCCTAACTGTTGAAGATTcaatcccaaaaaaaaaaaactcacaaCCCTTTtcgataataataaaaaatataattgattatgattaattttctCTTACCAGAGAATTAAGGAAGATAGAGTTACACGAAGACGATGATCGGTGGGGCGCGCACGAAGAAATATAGGAACGACTCAAAGAACCCAAAGAGAATTGGAATTGCTTTCTCAGTCGGAGTCCAGAGCTCAAAACCATATGCAGTTGTTCGTATTGACAAATCCTGTAATTCACTAATCTCAACCGTTGGACGTGTTGGCCGAGCTAATATGAACGGCTTGGATTTGTCTTTTgttgagaatttttttatttttttattgaattgaaataaaaagatttacaCTTTTTcttgtaataaaaattatacactaattaatgagttaaatgtatattaatttattttataaataattaggtagtgttaatttttttattttaatttacaacTAGTTAAAATGTAGTAGTATACCTAAAAAAATGTACATTATTCTTCAATTTGGAAAAGATTTGCAAGTTAGCTTGGACAAATTAAAGATATTGATTGAACGTCCATGTAGAAGTAAAAGGACCTAAATTTTGGTCAATTCAACTAATAAATTTCAACTTTTAGTACTGGGAGTTTTGGACTTTGAATCTGTTGAATGCCTCCCTctaataattcataaaaatattaattgatttatgcttatgacaaagaaaataactCTATAGAAATGGGGGAGAGATTGGGGAGGATCAATCTCACTTAATTATTTCTATAACCTTGGATCAATTTCAGTTGTGAGTTGTTTGTCCGATCCCATTACGCTCAGACTGATTTACTTCTGCTTTTATTACGTAGgtcaaatgaagaaagaaatttttatatttatttttattttgtctaGTTCCACTACTGTTTTACTTTTTGTAAATATCTTATGtaataaaagttttaatttacctttcaaaaaagTTTAGatcaattttgaatatttttctttcaaaaattgtaTTGAGTATTTAATCTTGGTACGCTTACAAGTGACAATTTTGCAAAATTCAAACCTAACCaatcattttaaattgatcttaaaaatatgtaaagtattaattgacttttaaaatcaatatcaaatattattttcatcgTTCATCGACGCATCACAGAAGGaaacttcatttgtaaatatcAAATATCATTCTCATCGTTCAATCATATGATTAAAGATGATAGTGGCTCATGATGGAGTCGACAAAACCCagagattttttttaggaaaaaaaaagaataaaaatggttaattagttaatataattaagattacaactttcatttcaaactaaaaatgaaaaaaatagttaagaTTAGAACTTGGCTTAGGAAAATAGTAAATAATCAGAAATAGTAGAATGCCAGGTGGAGGAGGGTGGAGCGCACTTTCTCTTTCTCACGCTACGCGGGTTTGGTCAGTTTATAATTAAACGACCTTTGGACGTTTCCAAACGTTGAAACTTGTCTAAACCTTCCCCCTAAATTTGGACCAATAAAATGCTTTTCGCTTCACAACTCTCTCGACGCTTCCCTAACCCACGAATTACACCCTTTATTCCGTTTCATTGTTCGTGACGGGTGCTCAATAAAGCTAAAGCACCTCCtgcttttgttttctattgtAACGTCCCTGACACCGTGACATAAGGAGAAGACAAAGGGGAGGGAAGAAGAGTGATTATAAAGAGAAAACATCAAGAGATATACTCATTTTCCCTTCTTCCCTTTGATCCAACCTTGGGTTTGTCAACCGTaagtgttttcttttttaactttttgattCATTTACAGATCTGGgtgtttttacttttttatagGATAGAGAAGggttttgaatttgatttttttaaatagatatATGGATTGATTATCAAAGGTAGTTGAATGTTTGTGGTGAGAATGTGTTTTTCATGTAGATTTGACATGATCCTCAggcttttctctttttgggtttttaagGATCTGTGTTGATAACGTGTTTTCATTAGCGGGATTAAGGAATAGGAAGGATCTCTTATGATCTGACAGAAATGGGAACATTTTTGGTCAAGTGTCTGCCTTATTAGGAATGATTAAAGCATAATATAGTGTTCAGGTGAAAAGGAAATTAGAAATTTATTCTTTGTGAATATGACAATTGACGAAGCTAATTTATGAGATGTTACGTGTTTTGTTAGACAATTATGTTTTCCTGCCTGTTGAGTCATTTGGACATCAAATGTTTTCAAtcttcaagcttggattggaGTAGAAAAATGGTTTGGGAAATCACTTGGTTAgctaattaaacaaaattcataGTGCTGTTGACACCGCAAAAGATTTTGCATCTtaggttcaaaatttttagtgctGTTGACACCACAAAAGATTTTGCACCTAGTTCTTGCTGGTATTATTATTCTCTTTATGATTTTGCTGTTGTGGGTTGTCAATCTGTCACCCTTTTGGATTTTGGAAATATGCCTCAATAGATATGGGAGATTTAGTCTTAGTTGTATAATGTGTTCAAATAGTTAATTGTATGTGTGATTGGCTGTCTTAAAAAGGATTTTTTAGTTAGACTGATAAAATTGCTTCTGTGTATTAGCTCCAGCAATCAGTTcaattggaatttttttattcccGCTTGTGCACTTGTCAATCTATTATTACTTTGTGTATCTAGATGTGGAATTTCAATAGTAGCTGGTTTGTTTATTTCTCATTCTGAAGGCACTTGAGTTTAATTAGTGTAAAGATATTGGTTTCTTGGTTACTATGATGTTTGGACCACTGACCACTGTATTTAAGAAGAATGGTTTTGCACAGCTTGTTGTTCAGATCTTTTCCTTTGAGAAATTAGATATTTCTGATTGCTgtcttttatttaatttgttttgtcGGTAGGTTAATGGTTTAGCATGACATGTTTTTCCGGTCTTTTCAATTGTAGTTGTTACACGCTATTTTCTTTGGCCTTGAGCATGTTCTTGCATGTGGTGATGAACTGAATTGGCTGCATGATTTCAGGTCACGGTGGCAAGGGAATTTTAGTCTCTAAGCTATGGTTCTGGACGGCATTGTATCTTCTCCCCATCGGAGGTCAGGATCAATCAGGAAGCAATTCCAAAAAGATGAGTTGGGCAGCTGGTCAACACTTGTTCATAGGCATAGATTTCTCTTAACAGCTTTGGGACTCTTAGCATTCCTCTGTACCATCTACCTTTACTTTGCAGTTACTTTAGGGGCCACCGCTGATACATGCTCTGGGTTGACAGGAACACAGAAAGCAACATGTAAACTGCAGCATGCAAGGTCAACTCTGTCCCATGGAAAGCTGAAATTCCTTTAGCTTGTCTATGGCCAATTACCGGTTGGTTTATTATTATAgtattcaaatttgaaaaacacaaTTCATTTACAGTGGATTATTTTGTGTCCTCTTATGCTGCTTGTTCATATGCAGGTTTAAATCTGTGCAGCAGAAATTTGTACTGCAAACTCTATTTTAATGATTAATCTTCTCAAGAAGCTAATTTTCTTAATGTTGAAGATGCATATAATGTTGTTTGGAGGTTATGAAGTTGGTCAAACAATGTCCTAGTGCAACGGCTTATATCTTTCATGCATTTCAAATTGTGATGGCAAACAATTTTGATCCGACCATTAGAATACTGAAACTATATAATGCTTTATTAAGTCTGCATGGTCACTTATCACTTATTAATTACACGCTATGAGAATTCCTGCTTCTTGGTTTCCCTGAACATAGAAATTGATAGTGATGAAAAAAGGATCTTATTTCAATTGGCATGAACAGGAAATCTTTATTTATCTACAAGAACCAGAACAAGACGAGCGTCCTGTTCTTCATGATAGGTGGCTAACATCAGCCAACTGGAGCCAAGTGATACCTACATAACTGAGGCACAAAGTAACACTTTGGCTTTAAATGCcaacaagtgaaaaatgttTGCCATTCTCGATCACAATCTTCAAGTTTACCGCATAAAACAAGCAAAATTCCTTCCAGACTTCTTGATGTTCAAACTTTTGTTGATCTCCAAGGAATGAGATTAGCCAATCACAACCCTCGAGatcttccataactttctcttttGGTCGTGTGATGTATGTTAAGCAATGCGATTTGTTAAAGCAATGGATTCTCGAAGGTGTCAGCGACAAGATGTTATGGAgttcttttaatatttgacaAAAAGCAAGTATGCCTGCCATATTTTTACCAGATGTTTATAGAAACCTTTCCCTATCTCAAATCGATGATGTGGAAAATATGAGCAAAATCAACTTGCAGGTGTCTCTAGAACTCTTGGAGAAAATATAAAtgacatttaaattttaatcctaATAAAAACTGATACtatcaaatcaaattgatTA
It includes:
- the LOC18596343 gene encoding ubiquitin receptor RAD23b, which codes for MKLTVKTLKGSHFEIRVQPNDTVMAVKKNIEDAQGKDNYPCGQQLLIHNGKVLKDETTLADNKVSEDGFLVVMLSKSKSLGSAGTSSAQPASSTPSVTPPASNPAPAPEAPAQAPTSKGTTSASDTATANPNTDTYSQAASNLVAGNNLEQTIQQLMDMGGGNWDKETVTRALRAAYNNPERAVDYLYSGIPESAEVAVPVGRFPTSQTTETGAAPAAPVSGAPNSSPLNMFPQETLSGAGAGGLGSLDFLRNNQQFQALRSMVQSNPQILQPMLQELGKQNPQLLRLIQEHHAEFLQLINEPLEGSEGDIFDQAEQDMPHAINVTPAEQEAIERLEAMGFDRALVIEAFLACDRNEELAANYLLENAGDFED
- the LOC18596344 gene encoding probable serine incorporator, coding for MWAASCLASCCAACACDACRTVVSGISRRSARIAYCGLFALSLIVSWILREVAAPLMEKLPWINHFHKTPNREWFETDAVLRVSLGNFLFFTILSFLMIGVKNQRDPRDGLHHGGWMMKVICWFILVILMFFVPNEIISFYETISKFGSGLFLLVQVVLLLDFVHGWNDKWVGYDEQFWYVALFVVSLVCYLGTLGFSGLLFHWFTPSGQDCGLNTFFIVMTLIVVLLFAIVALHPAVGGSILPASVISLYCMYLCYSGLASEPRDYECNGLHKHSKAISTGTLTFGLLTTVLSVVYSAVRAGSSTTLLSPPSSPRAGAGKSLLPLDKADEQEEKDKNKPVTYSYAFFHIIFSLASMYSAMLLTGWSTSVGESGKLVDVGWPSVWVRIITGWATAGLYIWSLIAPILFPEREF
- the LOC18596345 gene encoding uncharacterized protein LOC18596345, with the protein product MVLDGIVSSPHRRSGSIRKQFQKDELGSWSTLVHRHRFLLTALGLLAFLCTIYLYFAVTLGATADTCSGLTGTQKATCKLQHARSTLSHGKLKFL